A window from Staphylococcus succinus encodes these proteins:
- a CDS encoding YozE family protein produces the protein MSFYEFIQDYSGDDTPLGEIANWINQDVGFPMDEESVDKILRYFRKQRLEGCTIEYVKRALYIYSNYC, from the coding sequence TTGAGTTTTTATGAATTTATACAAGATTATTCAGGTGATGATACACCTTTAGGAGAGATAGCAAATTGGATAAACCAAGACGTTGGATTTCCTATGGATGAAGAATCAGTTGATAAAATTTTGAGATATTTTCGTAAACAACGTTTAGAAGGTTGTACAATTGAATATGTAAAAAGAGCACTTTATATATATTCCAATTATTGTTAA
- a CDS encoding rhodanese-like domain-containing protein yields the protein MNKVEFLETFLSLYINHHEVMKDIETGEGKYTIIDVRNAPKHIKKDKIKNAIEIPAKNLNDYLDDLSKDKIYVVYDWTGGTILGKVVLLELYKHGYEAYELAGALEGWKGMNLPLENI from the coding sequence ATGAATAAAGTAGAATTCCTAGAAACATTTTTAAGTTTATATATAAATCATCATGAAGTAATGAAAGATATTGAAACTGGTGAAGGAAAATATACAATTATTGATGTTCGAAATGCTCCAAAACACATTAAAAAAGATAAAATTAAAAATGCTATTGAAATACCAGCTAAAAATTTGAACGATTATTTAGATGATTTATCAAAAGATAAAATATATGTAGTGTATGATTGGACTGGTGGTACCATTTTAGGGAAAGTTGTATTATTAGAACTATACAAACATGGGTATGAGGCATATGAGTTAGCTGGCGCTTTAGAAGGCTGGAAAGGTATGAATTTACCTCTAGAAAATATTTAA
- a CDS encoding sporulation protein — MLPKWLSQFGINDLKINTVVDNNSFYVNGKLHGSILIEGDNSSEEIYNIKLEVIEKIENHDPTSDFKVLDNILYTYEIKDKFTVQANEKISRKFSVALPLENIKGKPDQITIRTHIYLANAVDNYDEDQIDVIY; from the coding sequence ATGTTGCCAAAATGGCTTAGTCAGTTTGGAATTAATGATTTAAAAATTAATACTGTAGTAGATAATAACTCCTTTTACGTTAATGGTAAGTTACATGGGAGTATACTCATTGAAGGAGACAACTCATCAGAAGAAATATATAATATAAAATTAGAAGTCATAGAAAAAATTGAAAATCATGACCCTACAAGTGATTTTAAAGTACTCGATAATATCTTATACACTTATGAGATTAAAGATAAGTTCACTGTTCAAGCTAATGAAAAAATTAGCCGCAAATTTTCAGTAGCCCTACCATTAGAAAATATAAAAGGTAAGCCTGATCAAATAACTATAAGGACACATATATATTTAGCAAATGCAGTTGACAATTATGACGAAGATCAAATTGATGTAATATATTAG